One genomic window of Arvicola amphibius chromosome 4, mArvAmp1.2, whole genome shotgun sequence includes the following:
- the Prr11 gene encoding proline-rich protein 11, whose product MPKFKQRRRKLRAKAKRLFKKKEASRVQPKLLTPPPPPPTPERVVTSSTDVPQSRNWLRRPWSFRFPNVTDVLSLWTNRAWCMYNHCQTCVAQSLEVLRDAIFPSRVYHRELHSLKQQFCVLKSDLCKLQETLKTISENSSYSSRCHACGVSDKLTNVPACAPTTPGESRTVPPPTLPQPASHPPPPPPPPPPPPPPLPPPPPPLAPLLRRKPGTTRALQSEPLKKDGPMHITVKDLLTVKLKKTQSIEERKKLVQSPPEQRNPLVTVSDLQRITLKPNSRVSATRVKNVLITPGKSQIDLRKLLRKVDVDRSPGGTPLTNKENMETGTGLTPVMTRALRRKFQLAHPKSPTQSLPLQTSSFDEQN is encoded by the exons ATGCCCAAGTTCAAACAACGAAGAAGAAAGCTAAGAGCCAAAGCCAAAcgattatttaagaaaaaagaagcctCCCGAGTccagcctaagctattgacccctccccctcccccacccacaccaGAAAG AGTGGTTACTTCTTCAACAGATGTACCCCAAAGCAGAAACTGGCTGAGACGACCTTGGAGCTTCAGATTTCCCAACGTCACTGATGTGCTAAGCCTTTGGACAAATAGAGCATGGTGCATGTACAATCACTGTCAGACCTGTGTAGCCCAG AGTTTAGAAGTACTGAGAGATGCCATCTTCCCTTCCCGAGTCTACCACAGAGAACTTCACAGTCTAAAACaacaattttgtgttttgaaaagtgACTTGTGCAAGCTCCAAGAAACACTGAAG ACCATCTCAGAAAATTCTTCTTATTCAAGCCGTTGTCATGCGTGTGGTGTGAGTGATAAACTTACAAACGTGCCTGCCTGTGCTCCAACAACCCCTGGAGAATCCCGAACTGTACCTCCTCCCACACTGCCACAGCCAGCCAgtcatcctccccctccccctcctcctcctccccctcctccccctcctcttcctcctcctccaccacccctAGCACCTTTGCTGCGCAGAAAACCTGGCACTACTAGAGCACTTCAG TCTGAACCGTTAAAGAAAGATGGACCCATGCATATAACAGTTAAAGATCTACTCACtgtaaaattgaaaaagacacagagtattgaagaaaggaagaag CTTGTACAATCGCCACCAGAGCAACGGAATCCACTAGTTACTGTCTCTGATCTGCAGCGTATTACTCTGAAGCCCAACTCCAGGGTGTCAGCAACACGGGTTAAAAATGTCCTAAT TACTCCCGGCAAAAGCCAAATAGATCTGCGGAAACTGCTGAGGAAAGTCGATGTAGACAG GAGCCCAGGTGGGACCCCTCTtaccaataaagaaaatatggaaacagGAACTGGACTGACTCCAGTCATGACTCGGGCCTTAAGGAGAAAGTTCCAG CTGGCTCACCCTAAAAGCCCAACTCAGTCTCTGCCACTTCAGACAAGCAGCTTCGATGAACAAAACTGA